The Mycobacterium paragordonae genome includes a region encoding these proteins:
- a CDS encoding UDP-glucose dehydrogenase family protein, which translates to MRCTVFGTGYLGATHAVGMAELGHEVVGVDIDPGKVAKLAGGDIPFYEPGLRKLLTANLAAGRLHFTTDYDMAAEFADVHFLGVGTPQKKGEYGADIRHVHAVIDALVPRLTRASVLVGKSTVPVGTAAELSRRAASLAPAGVDVEIAWNPEFLREGYAVHDTLHPDRIVLGVQQDSARAEAVVRELYEPLLTSGVPFLVTDLQTAELVKVSANAFLATKISFINAISEVCEAAGADVSLLADALGYDPRIGRQCLNAGLGFGGGCLPKDIRAFMARAGELGADQALTFLREVDSINMRRRTRMVELATAACGGSLLGANIAVLGAAFKPESDDVRDSPALNVAGQLQLNGAAVNVYDPKALDNANRLFPTLTYAVSVEEACERADAVLVLTEWREFVDLDPDDLADRVRARVIVDGRNCLDVSRWERAGWRVFRLGARRPTR; encoded by the coding sequence ATGCGATGCACCGTTTTCGGTACCGGTTACCTCGGTGCCACCCACGCTGTCGGAATGGCAGAGCTGGGACACGAGGTCGTCGGGGTAGATATCGACCCGGGTAAGGTCGCCAAGCTGGCGGGTGGCGACATTCCGTTCTATGAACCTGGCTTGCGAAAGTTGTTGACTGCCAACCTTGCTGCGGGCCGACTGCATTTCACCACCGACTACGACATGGCGGCCGAATTCGCCGACGTGCATTTCCTCGGCGTCGGCACACCGCAGAAGAAGGGCGAATACGGCGCCGACATACGGCACGTGCACGCCGTCATCGACGCCTTGGTGCCACGTCTGACCAGGGCCTCCGTCCTGGTCGGCAAGTCGACGGTGCCGGTGGGCACCGCGGCTGAACTCAGCCGGCGGGCCGCGTCGCTGGCCCCCGCCGGAGTGGACGTCGAAATCGCCTGGAACCCGGAGTTCCTCCGCGAGGGCTATGCCGTCCACGACACGCTGCACCCGGACCGCATTGTGCTTGGCGTGCAACAGGATTCCGCCCGCGCCGAGGCCGTCGTGCGCGAGCTGTACGAGCCGCTGCTGACCTCGGGGGTGCCTTTTCTGGTAACCGATCTGCAGACCGCGGAACTCGTCAAGGTCTCTGCCAATGCCTTTCTGGCAACCAAGATCTCGTTCATCAACGCGATATCCGAGGTGTGCGAGGCGGCGGGCGCCGACGTCAGCCTGCTGGCCGACGCGCTGGGGTACGACCCTCGCATCGGACGCCAATGTCTCAATGCCGGTTTGGGTTTCGGTGGAGGGTGCCTACCCAAGGACATCCGCGCATTCATGGCCCGGGCGGGCGAGCTGGGCGCCGACCAGGCCCTGACTTTCCTGCGCGAGGTCGACAGCATCAACATGCGGCGCCGGACCCGGATGGTCGAACTGGCCACCGCGGCCTGCGGCGGATCACTGCTCGGTGCCAACATCGCAGTGCTGGGTGCGGCCTTCAAGCCGGAGTCCGACGACGTGCGGGATTCTCCCGCGCTCAACGTCGCCGGGCAGCTGCAACTCAACGGTGCCGCCGTCAACGTCTACGACCCCAAGGCGCTCGACAACGCCAACCGGCTGTTCCCCACGTTGACCTATGCGGTTTCGGTCGAAGAGGCATGTGAGCGCGCGGATGCCGTGCTGGTGCTCACCGAGTGGCGGGAGTTCGTCGACCTCGACCCGGACGACCTCGCGGATCGGGTGCGGGCCCGTGTCATCGTCGACGGCCGCAACTGCCTGGATGTGAGCCGCTGGGAACGGGCGGGCTGGCGGGTGTTC
- a CDS encoding DUF7159 family protein, with amino-acid sequence MDTVLGVSMAPTAVRMVLVEGENGDGALVDEDSIDVREEDAPTFNAADQVISAILGTREGATEGGYQLASTGVTWRDPAQAAELRDALASRKIENVMLVSAFLAAAALAHSVGNETNYAQTALLFIEPDTATLAVVNSADGSVADIQTQPLPSDDDAAVARLAELVATAETLQTHPDAVFVVGSGVDVPMIKPALDAATTLPVTLPEEPETALAWGAALASANTPLLSASTAARAYAQDPGTGAYAPLVLDPAYFDNSAAADGALAYSAVDADHDEPKTEGRRPLGLLGSVLLSIFVVGVASLVVSLAVSIRSTSNTRPDPGQALVQPTPAPQAPAPTPQAPAPAAVPEQAPAPAPQAPAQVPEQAPAPQAPQVPVEVPQAPVPQAPAPAPVAPAPVPVAPAPVPVPVPVPQLPQIFTPQFPLGPGGGGGRGGDDGRGPGKFPGGGKGGGERGGKGGGGRGGFNIPGIPGF; translated from the coding sequence ATCGACGTCAGGGAAGAGGACGCGCCGACGTTCAACGCTGCCGACCAGGTCATCTCGGCCATACTCGGGACCCGGGAAGGCGCCACCGAGGGCGGCTACCAGCTGGCCTCAACAGGAGTGACGTGGCGCGACCCGGCCCAGGCGGCTGAGCTCCGCGACGCGTTGGCCAGCCGCAAGATCGAGAACGTCATGCTGGTTTCGGCGTTCCTCGCCGCAGCCGCATTGGCGCATTCGGTCGGCAACGAGACCAACTACGCACAGACAGCGCTGCTGTTCATCGAACCCGACACCGCAACTCTGGCCGTGGTGAACAGCGCCGATGGATCCGTCGCCGACATCCAGACGCAGCCGCTGCCGTCGGACGACGACGCCGCGGTGGCCCGGCTGGCCGAGCTGGTCGCCACGGCCGAAACGCTGCAGACGCATCCCGACGCCGTCTTTGTGGTCGGCTCCGGTGTCGACGTTCCCATGATCAAGCCGGCGCTGGACGCCGCAACCACGCTCCCGGTGACCTTGCCCGAAGAGCCCGAGACCGCACTCGCCTGGGGAGCGGCGCTGGCGTCGGCGAACACCCCGTTGCTGTCCGCATCGACGGCGGCTCGCGCCTACGCTCAGGACCCCGGTACCGGCGCTTACGCGCCGTTGGTGCTCGACCCCGCCTACTTCGACAACTCCGCCGCAGCAGACGGGGCACTGGCCTACAGCGCTGTCGACGCCGATCACGACGAGCCGAAGACAGAAGGTCGTCGGCCGCTGGGGTTGCTGGGCAGCGTCCTGCTGTCGATCTTCGTGGTCGGCGTGGCGTCGCTGGTCGTCTCGCTGGCCGTCAGCATCCGAAGCACGTCCAACACCAGGCCGGACCCGGGTCAAGCCCTCGTCCAGCCCACCCCGGCTCCTCAGGCGCCCGCCCCGACGCCCCAGGCTCCCGCTCCGGCAGCCGTCCCCGAGCAGGCGCCCGCGCCGGCTCCGCAGGCTCCGGCCCAAGTGCCTGAGCAGGCTCCGGCGCCGCAGGCTCCCCAGGTGCCCGTGGAGGTGCCACAAGCACCCGTTCCGCAGGCGCCTGCACCCGCTCCCGTGGCGCCCGCCCCGGTCCCGGTTGCACCCGCTCCGGTCCCGGTGCCGGTGCCGGTACCTCAGCTGCCGCAGATCTTTACCCCGCAGTTCCCGCTCGGCCCGGGTGGCGGTGGCGGCCGCGGCGGCGACGACGGCCGGGGACCCGGCAAGTTCCCCGGTGGCGGCAAAGGTGGCGGGGAGCGCGGCGGCAAGGGCGGCGGCGGTCGCGGCGGGTTCAACATTCCCGGGATCCCCGGCTTCTAG